One Terriglobales bacterium DNA segment encodes these proteins:
- a CDS encoding flippase activity-associated protein Agl23 → MSNIRTRNLLNKTPAKEQETIEPQPSLTRAADTKATIEESDSGVGLSGRRWWLASIAILIVAAGLRFTYLESKPLHNDEGVNGNFMTQLFREGYYRYDPENYHGPSLYYLALITSKVNALLYGKAGLSTVSLRIVPAIFGVGILWLILQLRRYLGSYGTLGAAVLVALSPGAVYFSRYFIHEIPFVFFTLGIVVAALRYYETTRPIYLMLGAACAALLVATKETSIISIAVLGLAYACAVLYQAWRKTWGRGEQKASARKSRVRASRGDEHIEDNPQEELVARFGGRRRLAVLLLIALVLFLSIHVLLYSSFFTNFPKGIYDSVGTYRTWLGTGLTDDRHDIYTYLLWLWEEEMPSLLLGVAGFALALYRGNNRFVLFAGFWAMGILAAYSLIPYKTPWLTLNISIPLAIVGGYCIEEVYNKFRQSQRQRVRVALVGLAGIIVAVSAYQAIDISFFRYDDDSVAYVYAHTTRQIFSLLDKINEIVARGGKGEKTGIMITAPDYWPLPWYLREFPNAGYWGKVMTPTEEAMVIGEDTQETELQQTLGDKYERIGSYELRPGVTLIAYVRRDLQK, encoded by the coding sequence ATGAGTAATATTAGAACCCGTAATTTGTTGAACAAAACTCCGGCAAAGGAGCAGGAAACAATCGAACCGCAGCCGTCGCTAACCCGAGCGGCCGACACAAAAGCCACAATTGAGGAAAGTGATTCAGGCGTGGGCTTGTCAGGACGTCGCTGGTGGCTGGCAAGCATAGCGATCTTGATCGTGGCTGCAGGCCTGCGTTTTACCTACCTGGAATCAAAGCCGCTGCATAACGACGAGGGCGTCAATGGCAACTTTATGACGCAACTCTTTCGCGAAGGCTATTACCGGTACGATCCGGAGAACTATCACGGGCCGAGCTTGTATTATCTGGCGCTGATTACTTCAAAGGTGAATGCTCTCCTGTACGGCAAAGCGGGGCTGAGCACGGTTTCGCTGCGGATTGTTCCAGCCATCTTTGGGGTGGGGATACTGTGGCTTATCCTGCAATTGCGGCGCTACCTGGGCAGCTACGGAACCCTGGGAGCGGCTGTGCTGGTGGCGCTCTCACCCGGCGCAGTTTATTTTTCCCGCTACTTCATCCACGAGATTCCGTTTGTATTTTTCACGCTGGGCATCGTGGTAGCTGCCCTGCGCTACTACGAGACTACACGTCCGATTTACCTGATGCTGGGTGCGGCTTGTGCAGCGCTGCTGGTAGCGACCAAAGAGACATCCATCATCTCGATCGCAGTGCTGGGGTTAGCGTATGCGTGCGCTGTGCTTTACCAGGCCTGGAGAAAAACCTGGGGAAGGGGTGAGCAGAAGGCGAGCGCACGGAAGTCCCGCGTTCGGGCTTCCCGTGGAGATGAACATATAGAAGATAACCCGCAGGAAGAGCTAGTTGCTCGTTTCGGCGGCAGACGCAGACTGGCGGTCCTGCTCCTCATTGCCTTAGTGCTGTTTTTAAGCATTCATGTTCTGCTGTACTCGTCGTTTTTCACCAATTTCCCAAAAGGCATTTACGATTCAGTGGGCACCTACCGGACTTGGCTGGGAACCGGGCTAACAGACGACCGGCACGATATTTACACCTATCTTTTGTGGCTATGGGAGGAGGAGATGCCCTCGCTATTGCTGGGCGTCGCAGGTTTTGCCCTGGCCTTGTATCGTGGGAACAATCGCTTTGTACTCTTCGCTGGTTTTTGGGCGATGGGAATTCTGGCAGCGTATTCGCTGATTCCATATAAGACGCCATGGTTGACCCTGAATATCAGCATCCCATTGGCGATTGTCGGTGGGTATTGTATCGAGGAGGTTTACAACAAATTCCGGCAGAGCCAGCGGCAACGAGTGAGAGTAGCGCTGGTTGGTTTAGCGGGGATCATCGTCGCGGTTTCTGCGTACCAGGCAATTGACATCAGTTTTTTCCGCTACGATGATGATTCGGTTGCCTACGTTTACGCTCACACCACGCGCCAGATATTTTCTTTGCTCGACAAAATCAATGAGATTGTGGCCCGCGGCGGCAAAGGAGAGAAAACCGGCATCATGATTACGGCTCCAGATTACTGGCCGCTGCCGTGGTATCTGCGGGAATTTCCTAATGCGGGTTATTGGGGCAAGGTCATGACGCCCACCGAAGAGGCCATGGTCATCGGAGAAGACACGCAAGAAACTGAACTGCAACAAACCTTGGGCGACAAGTATGAGCGGATTGGTTCTTATGAATTGCGGCCAGGTGTGACGTTAATTGCGTATGTGCGCCGGGATTTGCAGAAATAG